The DNA window CCGGAGGGATCTTGGGATCCCATCGATCCCTTCATCGACGGGCCACCAGGCATCCCCGGGAGTCCTTGTCCGGCTGAGCCAAACCTCTTCCCAAGACTTGAACTCGCCGAGGAACCGACCCCGGAAGCCGGCAGGGCCGTGGGTCCTGCAGTCGACACTCCACCGCTCGGCGCGGCCGATGGTGGGGCAATTTGTGGCGCCTGCCCTGCTTGATTCTGAACCGCAGGCGGAGTCGGCGTTTGAGGCGGCGCCTGTGCACCACAAGGAACCACCAGCAGAGCAACGGCCAACCAGACCGACAACGAAAGAGAAGCGCTCATCTCAATTGGTTGGCGATTCACCTTCGATCCCACGGCATACTTCATAGGCTTGAGTGGTTCCTGACAAAAGATCGGCATGAAAGGATTCTAACGAGACAGAGACATCAGCGCAATGCCGCGGACGAGAGCGGGGCACGTTGAGAGATACACCGGCTCGCTCATCGGCAATCGATGAGCGAACCGGTCTCGCCTAGGAGAAGGATCTCACCCTAAAACTGGAGAGTGGCATTGATCGCCACAAGGAGCTGATTGTCGTTGTGTCCGTCGTTGTACGGATTCCGCCCACCCGTAAACCAGTCGTACCGGATTTCAGGACGAATGGTGATATTCGAATGAGCGTAGTAGTTCACCCCGCCGGTGAGGGAATAGAAACTGCCGGCGAACGGGGCGAGATTGGGGTTTCCCCGGTCTGGGGAGCCCCCGACTCTCGTCCCGGCTTCATCCCGGAACCACTCGAACCGGAGACCGGCCTTTACTTTTTGATGGAGCCGATAATAGAGGTACTGATCGATGCCATACCAACGCGCAGTGCCTCCACCGACTTTTCCATCTTCCTGATAGGCATAATGATGGTGAAATACATATTCCAAATCGTCGGTGGGATGGACGGAAACGATGGCGCTATAACGAGTCCGCTGCTCGGTCTTCGCTGCAACAGCCGTCGGCTCTTCGCCCGTAATCATGGCCAACGAGGCCGACAAAAACTTATCACTCGTGGTGTAGCTGGCCTTCATGACATAGGCAGGCTTGTCGCTTCGACGATCGAACGAGTCCCAGCCGTTCACGAGGCCCCCCTGCAGCGTGAACTGCGGGGTCACATTCCACGTGGCCAGGCCGCCCAATGGGTGAACGGACCGGCAAATTGATACGAGTACGATTTCGAATAAAAGAAATTCGCGGGCGCCGGCACCCCTTCGTACCCGACAATCGTATAGAAATGTCCCGCCTTCACCGAAAATGTCTGATTCCCCGCCTCGGCATACATCTGCGGAAGCGCGACTCCATGCTGTTCGTGATTCCACTTGGGGGAACCGGACTGATTCCGTTCGATCCCGTTGCTCTGAGTCAGGAAGTAATCATACCCATACATCGCGTCGACCCGGCCCCCCACATCGATGCCGCTCGTGCCGCGCAACGTCTTCTCCACCACGAGATACAACTGGTTCAGTTGCGGCCTATCGCGATCCACCGCGTTGTAGGGCCCGTTGAAATGCGACGTCGGGCTCGAACCGTTGAACGTATAACCTCCATCGACCCAGCCCCGCACCGAGATCGGCCAACTCTGAGGAAAGAGCCGCTGAATCGCCGCATCCCCTTGAGCCGATGAAGCCGGCGCAACAGCCTCCTCCGCCCAAACCTGGCCGACGCTACTGATCGCCCAGAGCAACCCACAGATTCCCAGTCCCAATCTCCACACCTTCATCGA is part of the Nitrospirota bacterium genome and encodes:
- a CDS encoding outer membrane beta-barrel protein; amino-acid sequence: MNGWDSFDRRSDKPAYVMKASYTTSDKFLSASLAMITGEEPTAVAAKTEQRTRYSAIVSVHPTDDLEYVFHHHYAYQEDGKVGGGTARWYGIDQYLYYRLHQKVKAGLRFEWFRDEAGTRVGGSPDRGNPNLAPFAGSFYSLTGGVNYYAHSNITIRPEIRYDWFTGGRNPYNDGHNDNQLLVAINATLQF
- a CDS encoding outer membrane beta-barrel protein, whose translation is MKVWRLGLGICGLLWAISSVGQVWAEEAVAPASSAQGDAAIQRLFPQSWPISVRGWVDGGYTFNGSSPTSHFNGPYNAVDRDRPQLNQLYLVVEKTLRGTSGIDVGGRVDAMYGYDYFLTQSNGIERNQSGSPKWNHEQHGVALPQMYAEAGNQTFSVKAGHFYTIVGYEGVPAPANFFYSKSYSYQFAGPFTHWAAWPRGM